From the genome of Prosthecobacter dejongeii, one region includes:
- a CDS encoding DUF4417 domain-containing protein → MMVGEVKSLTYKPVTKLVSPRASNWSLFAPQIYHGSRRSRPLHAECVSISIKSLLAETKPGDGPSELRKIFKLEESTRVIGLGVARDHLLEKWWGERAQVAERLARLGLDGVTTPNFSVFSNAPRPQTMVSIARIHHFSEALSAAGAAVMPHVYAETDHDWEQWKTVLRDQPNVHAIAMEFQTGLLKEDKAHRYIERLVELRDAIGRPLHLVAVGGTKYASQLLKAFPGSFTVTDATSFIKTLHRRRVDSHSAEQSVKMAVHEDLADLLQQNIDSRELKLRRKLRLPMPAAAVPLAA, encoded by the coding sequence ATGATGGTGGGCGAGGTGAAGAGCCTTACCTACAAGCCGGTGACGAAACTGGTGTCCCCTCGGGCCTCCAACTGGTCTTTGTTTGCTCCTCAGATTTACCACGGTTCGCGCCGTTCACGGCCGCTGCACGCTGAATGCGTTTCAATCAGTATCAAGAGCCTGCTGGCTGAAACCAAGCCAGGCGACGGGCCAAGCGAGCTTCGCAAAATCTTCAAACTGGAAGAATCCACCCGCGTGATTGGCCTTGGGGTAGCGCGTGACCATCTCCTTGAAAAGTGGTGGGGCGAACGTGCCCAGGTTGCCGAACGCTTGGCACGGCTTGGACTCGATGGAGTGACGACACCAAACTTCTCCGTTTTTTCTAATGCTCCACGGCCACAGACCATGGTGAGCATCGCCAGGATTCACCACTTTTCAGAAGCCCTCTCGGCGGCTGGAGCCGCCGTCATGCCACACGTTTACGCGGAGACAGATCACGACTGGGAACAATGGAAAACTGTTCTGCGAGATCAGCCAAACGTTCATGCGATCGCCATGGAGTTTCAGACAGGCCTGCTCAAAGAAGACAAGGCTCATCGCTACATCGAGCGCCTTGTTGAACTTCGGGACGCCATAGGGCGCCCACTTCACTTGGTTGCTGTTGGCGGAACCAAATACGCCTCCCAGCTTCTCAAAGCCTTCCCCGGCTCGTTCACGGTGACGGATGCTACCTCGTTCATAAAAACTCTCCACCGGCGGCGGGTGGACTCTCATTCAGCGGAGCAATCTGTGAAGATGGCCGTCCACGAGGACCTTGCGGATCTCCTCCAGCAAAACATCGACTCCAGGGAACTGAAGTTGCGTCGGAAGCTTCGCTTGCCGATGCCGGCAGCAGCGGTGCCGCTAGCGGCATAG
- a CDS encoding DUF1249 domain-containing protein: MIHETIYKKLLRIVPELADPKFEAKKLKAEGFMDLNIDILSWDAAKDRCHIALSHYYKHDSGDMIPDPDMEVALYPSRQVAEALSYQDCFGYRQVYPEPGKINPRAKKELNSFLNQWLSNIIAQGHR; the protein is encoded by the coding sequence ATGATACACGAAACCATCTACAAGAAGCTGCTTCGCATCGTCCCAGAGCTGGCAGATCCGAAGTTCGAGGCCAAAAAACTCAAGGCGGAAGGGTTCATGGACCTCAACATTGACATCCTCTCTTGGGATGCGGCCAAAGACAGATGCCACATCGCCCTGAGCCACTACTACAAGCATGATTCGGGAGACATGATTCCCGACCCAGATATGGAAGTGGCTCTCTATCCCAGCCGCCAAGTGGCAGAAGCGCTCTCATACCAGGACTGCTTTGGCTATCGCCAGGTCTATCCAGAGCCTGGAAAAATCAACCCACGCGCCAAGAAGGAACTCAACTCCTTCCTGAATCAGTGGCTTTCCAACATCATCGCTCAGGGGCACCGCTAA
- a CDS encoding nucleotidyl transferase AbiEii/AbiGii toxin family protein produces MKNKSPLKNVAASVRARLLNVMTERGQDFNSLLVRYAIERLLFRLATSKYRTQFILKGAMLFTAWQHVPHRVTKDVDLLGFGDSSPDALKAIFAEICVEPVEDDGVVFDPASIEAEPIRAEEEYVGVRVTFQGLLGTARLNVQVDVGFGDGFAVEPVMLQIPSLVGMPAPEVRAYRMETSISEKFEASVNLGLLNTRMKDYFDLWHLARNFGFDGESISESIQATFQRRNTPLPTAAPVGMTEEFWSDAKRQALWVAFCRKSVRINPSPTLEEVVTFVNTFIVPPALAASRGEAFAQEWQPGGPWRPKS; encoded by the coding sequence ATGAAGAACAAAAGTCCCCTCAAAAACGTTGCTGCATCGGTCCGCGCCCGGTTGCTCAACGTGATGACTGAGAGGGGCCAAGACTTCAATTCGCTGCTCGTGCGCTATGCCATCGAGCGGCTGCTGTTCCGTCTGGCGACCTCAAAATACCGGACTCAGTTCATCCTCAAAGGGGCCATGCTTTTTACGGCCTGGCAACACGTCCCCCATCGCGTCACCAAAGATGTGGATCTGCTGGGCTTTGGTGATTCTTCCCCAGATGCTTTGAAGGCAATCTTTGCCGAGATCTGCGTCGAGCCTGTCGAGGATGATGGTGTCGTGTTTGATCCTGCTTCAATCGAGGCTGAGCCGATACGAGCAGAGGAAGAGTATGTTGGCGTTCGGGTGACGTTTCAGGGGTTGCTTGGAACTGCGCGTCTCAACGTCCAGGTGGACGTGGGCTTCGGAGACGGCTTTGCCGTCGAGCCAGTGATGCTGCAAATCCCCTCTTTGGTCGGAATGCCGGCACCAGAAGTGCGGGCATACCGAATGGAAACCTCGATCTCTGAGAAGTTTGAAGCGTCGGTGAACCTGGGACTGCTGAACACAAGAATGAAGGACTACTTCGACTTGTGGCACCTGGCGCGAAACTTTGGTTTTGACGGTGAGAGCATCAGTGAGTCTATCCAAGCCACTTTCCAGCGGCGGAATACGCCATTGCCGACCGCTGCGCCGGTGGGCATGACAGAAGAGTTTTGGAGTGATGCGAAGCGCCAAGCCCTGTGGGTGGCGTTCTGTCGAAAATCAGTCCGCATCAATCCGTCACCGACGCTCGAAGAAGTCGTCACCTTTGTGAACACTTTCATTGTTCCACCTGCCCTGGCAGCAAGCCGAGGCGAAGCCTTTGCTCAAGAGTGGCAGCCCGGCGGGCCGTGGCGTCCCAAGTCATAG